A DNA window from Arachis hypogaea cultivar Tifrunner chromosome 18, arahy.Tifrunner.gnm2.J5K5, whole genome shotgun sequence contains the following coding sequences:
- the LOC112772422 gene encoding O-fucosyltransferase 20 has product MAKSKNNAKKLCYISVPSQIINSISSSSLQSLIDSPKKSSRNNNNNRFFLFFFSFFSIGSTFCRRPRLLFLTLFLISLISMFKFGFTPFSTYPCPLTTTTSSQKSHLSLQSLHPNSNFGVILQRREEEQAQAQVPIGDGDGDGGEFWKQPDGLGYKPCLSFSRDYRRASEGIMKNRRKYLMVVVSGGMNQQRNQIVDAVVIARILGAALVVPILQVNVIWGDESEFGDIFDLEHFKSVLSDDVRVVSALPSTHLMTRPVEGSPPPHVTPTWIRARYHRKLTREGVLLLRGLDSRLAKDLPPDLQKLRCKVAFHALRFAKPVEELGERIAERMASKGPYLALHLRMEKDVWVRTGCLPGLAPEFDEIVNNERIQHPELLTAKSNMTYHERKMAGLCPLNAMEVTRLLKGLGAPRNARIYWAGGEPLGGKEALLPLIQEFPHFYNKEDLANPAELEPFANKASLMAAIDYIVSEKSDVFMPSHGGNMGHAIQGHRAYAGHKKYITPNKRHMLPYFLNSSLSEEEFNRIMKELHQDSLGQPELRTIKAGRDVTKYPIPECMCNNDSH; this is encoded by the exons ATGGCAAAGTCAAAGAACAATGCGAAGAAGTTGTGTTACATCTCAGTTCCTTCTCAGATTATAAACTCAATATCATCTTCTTCGTTGCAATCCCTTATTGATTCCCCCAAGAAATCCTcaagaaacaacaacaacaacagattcttcctcttcttcttctctttcttcagcATAGGTTCAACATTCTGCAGAAGACCAAGGCTATTGTTTCTCACTCTCTTCCTTATTAGTCTCATTAGCATGTTCAAGTTTGGCTTCACCCCATTTTCAACATACCCATGTCccttaacaacaacaacatcatcaCAAAAATCACACCTCTCACTCCAGAGTCTTCATCCAAACTCAAACTTTGGTGTTATCCTGCAGAGACGAGAAGAAGAACAAGCACAAGCGCAAGTGCCtattggtgatggtgatggtgatggtggtgaGTTTTGGAAGCAACCGGATGGGTTGGGATACAAGCCATGTTTGAGTTTCTCAAGAGATTATAGAAGAGCGAGTGAAGGGATTATGAAGAACAGAAGAAAGTATCTTATGGTGGTGGTTTCTGGTGGAATGAATCAACAGAGGAACCAGATTGTTGATGCTGTTGTTATTGCTAGGATTCTGGGTGCTGCTTTGGTTGTTCCCATTTTGCAAGTTAATGTCATTTGGGGTGATGAAAG TGAATTCGGTGATATATTTGATTTGGAGCACTTCAAGAGCGTGCTCTCCGACGACGTGAGAGTGGTTTCGGCGCTGCCGTCGACACATTTGATGACCAGGCCGGTGGAAGGAAGCCCTCCGCCTCATGTTACTCCCACTTGGATCCGTGCCAGATATCACAGAAAG CTGACCAGAGAAGGTGTTCTGCTTTTACGTGGCTTGGATTCAAGACTTGCCAAGGATCTTCCTCCAGATCTTCAGAAACTTAGGTGCAAG GTTGCTTTTCATGCATTGAGGTTTGCAAAGCCAGTTGAGGAGCTCGGCGAGAGGATCGCAGAGCGAATGGCGAGCAAGGGGCCATACCTTGCTCTTCATCTCCGGATGGAAAAGGATGTCTGGGTGAGGACTGGTTGCCTTCCTGGATTGGCTCCTGAGTTTGATGAAATTGTAAACAACGAGAGGATACAGCATCCGGAGCTCTTGACTGCGAAATCAAACATGACTTACCATGAAAGGAAGATGGCTGGCCTTTGTCCCTTGAATGCCATGGAAGTTACCAG GCTGCTGAAGGGTCTAGGAGCTCCAAGAAATGCTAGAATTTATTGGGCTGGAGGAGAACCATTGGGTGGAAAAGAAGCATTGCTTCCATTAATCCAAGAGTTTCCTCATTTTTACAACAAGGAAGATCTTGCTAATCCGGCAGAACTAGAACCATTTGCAAACAAAGCTTCTCTCATGGCTGCAATTGATTACATAGTTTCTGAGAAGAGTGATGTTTTCATGCCTTCTCATGGAGGAAATATGGGGCACGCAATTCAG GGTCACCGAGCATATGCAGGACACAAGAAATACATAACACCAAACAAAAGACACATGTTACCATATTTTCTTAATTCTTCCCTCTCTGAAGAAGAGTTCAATAGAATCATGAAGGAATTGCACCAAGATTCATTAGGGCAACCAGAACTGAGGACTATAAAAGCTGGTAGGGATGTAACCAAGTACCCTATCCCAGAGTGTATGTGCAATAATGACTCCCATTAG